From Uloborus diversus isolate 005 chromosome 8, Udiv.v.3.1, whole genome shotgun sequence, a single genomic window includes:
- the LOC129227820 gene encoding zinc finger protein OZF-like, whose product MSCDLKTNASEKQGSREYCSETFSDASQLKVHNYSHDTEKLFSCKNCSKKFSNPSNLKMHSCEKYDLRECCSEAISDASHLNVDDNSHNTETLFSCENCSKTFSQASSLRMHSCEKYELREYCLEAFSDVAQIKVDDSSHDTEKSFSCEKCSRTFSQASSLVMHSCENHDLHEYRSEAFSDALQLNVRNSSRDTGKSLSCGYCSKTFSRASGLKSHTRIHTDGKLHSCEYCLRAFSRATHLKRHMKVHTGEKPYACERCSKTFSEASDMLNHTRIHTGEKPFACEFCPKTFSLVRYLKQHVRTHTGTLRFSCEYCSKSFSRESSIKRHIMRAHTGEKPHVCGLCLKGFCTFSQLKRHLRMHTGEKPYTCEFCSKGFSESSSLTEHVRTHTNEKPFVCDHCSRAFHRAAQLKKHVRVHTGEKPYTCGCCSKAFSEPSGLRKHINIHTGEKTYPCEICAKTFTRASYLKRHMTVHTGEKSYACESCSKAFSRAIFLRRHMKVHTGEKPYECEHCSKTFSQSSLLRTHLKIHNAGL is encoded by the coding sequence ATGTCGTGTGATTTGAAAACTAATGCCAGTGAAAAACAAGGTTCACGTGAATATTGTTCAGAAACATTTTCTGATGCTTCACAATTAAAGGTACATAACTATAGCCATGacacagaaaaattattttcatgcaaaaactgttcaaagaaattttctaacccttcaaatttaaaaatgcattcctGTGAAAAATACGATTTGCGTGAATGTTGTTCAGAAGCAATTTCTGATGCCTCCCATTTAAATGTAGATGACAATAGCCATAACACTGAAACTTTATTTTCGTGTGAAAactgttcaaagacattttctcaagcTTCAAGTTTAAGAATGCATTCCTGTGAAAAATATGAATTACGTGAATACTGTTTAGAAGCATTTTCTGACGTTGCACAAATAAAGGTAGATGATAGTAGCCATGACActgaaaaatcattttcgtgtGAAAAATGTTCAAGGACATTCTCTCAAGCTTCTAGTTTAGTAATGCATTCCTGTGAAAATCACGATTTACATGAATATCGTTCCGAAGCATTTTCTGATGCATTGCAATTAAATGTACGAAACAGTAGCCGTGACACTGGAAAATCCCTTTCTTGTGGATACTGTTCAAAAACCTTTTCTCGTGCTTCAGGTTTAAAATCACATACGAGAATCCATACCGATGGAAAGCTTCATTCATGTGAATATTGCTTAAGGGCATTTTCTCGAGCTACACATCTTAAGAGGCACATGAAAGtccacactggcgaaaaaccatacGCTTGCGAACGTTGTTCAAAAACGTTTTCTGAAGCCTCAGACATGTTAAACCATACGAGAATACACACCGGGGAAAAGCCTTTTGCTTGCGAGTTTTGTCCAAAGACATTCTCTCTGGTAAGATACTTGAAGCAGCATGTAAGGACCCACACTGGTACTCTACGTTTTTCGTGTGAATATTGCTCAAAGTCGTTTTCAAGAGAATCCTCAATAAAGAGGCATATAATGAGAGCCCATACGGGGGAGAAGCCACACGTCTGCGGACTCTGCCTGAAGGGATTCTGTACATTTTCGCAGCTGAAGAGACACTTGAGGAtgcatactggcgaaaaaccgtatACTTGCGAGTTCTGTTCGAAGGGATTTTCTGAGTCTTCAAGCCTGACTGAACACGTGAGGACCCATACTAACGAAAAGCCATTTGTCTGCGATCATTGCTCACGGGCATTTCATCGTGCTGCGCAGTTGAAAAAACATGTGAGGGTGCATACGGGCGAAAAACCGTATACATGTGGTTgctgttcaaaagcattttccgaACCTTCAGGCTTGAGAAAGCATATAAACATTCACACTGGTGAAAAGACGTATCCCTGTGAAATCTGTGCAAAGACTTTCACTCGAGCTTCATACTTAAAGAGACACATGACGGTTCATACTGGCGAAAAGTCCTATGCGTGTGAAAGTTGTTCAAAGGCTTTTTCTCGAGCTATTTTCTTAAGGAGACATATGAAGGTGCATACCGGTGAAAAGCCCTATGAGTGTGAACACTGTTCAAAGACTTTTTCTCAATCATCTCTCTTGAGGACGCACCTGAAGATCCATAAtgcagggttgtag